A genomic segment from Treponema sp. Marseille-Q3903 encodes:
- the ilvY gene encoding HTH-type transcriptional activator IlvY: MNFYELEAFSELAKTLHFGKTAIKLNMSPSALSRIILRLEEEAGVTLVDRSNRIVLLTKEGKIYEKYANEMLVLKANLMEKLSGNGEELEGVLQVYSSVTACYTILPDFIKKLTKTYPKIQLSVETGDPAAAISAVRENRAQLAVAAISESGHAGMETVSVVKTPLVYAATKNGPYANLEGSPQDIFSAIPLILPKTGLARSRFDKWVKSRNVHPKIVAETEGNEAILALVQLGIGIGLVPQIVLENGPYQGEFTIYTAGNALGYYDVGFIRKAEISGTTSVRRLMRAVENILHTYYK; encoded by the coding sequence GCAATAAAGTTAAACATGAGCCCTTCTGCTTTAAGCCGAATTATATTGCGCCTTGAAGAGGAAGCCGGCGTCACACTTGTTGATCGCAGCAACAGAATTGTCCTTCTCACGAAAGAAGGAAAAATCTATGAAAAATATGCAAATGAAATGCTTGTCCTCAAAGCGAACCTAATGGAAAAGCTCTCTGGAAATGGCGAAGAACTTGAAGGGGTCCTCCAAGTTTATTCATCTGTCACAGCTTGTTACACAATTCTTCCGGATTTTATAAAAAAATTGACAAAAACATATCCGAAAATTCAACTTTCTGTAGAAACAGGAGATCCCGCTGCTGCCATATCTGCTGTTCGCGAAAATAGGGCTCAGCTCGCTGTTGCTGCAATTTCTGAAAGTGGGCATGCAGGGATGGAAACGGTAAGCGTTGTAAAAACTCCTCTTGTATATGCTGCTACAAAAAACGGTCCGTATGCAAATCTGGAAGGTTCCCCTCAGGATATTTTTTCGGCAATACCGCTTATTCTGCCAAAAACAGGACTTGCGCGTTCTCGTTTTGATAAATGGGTGAAATCGCGAAACGTTCATCCGAAAATCGTTGCGGAAACAGAAGGAAACGAAGCGATTTTGGCTCTTGTCCAGCTAGGTATAGGAATAGGGCTTGTTCCCCAAATTGTCTTGGAAAATGGTCCTTATCAAGGAGAATTCACAATTTACACAGCCGGTAATGCGCTTGGATATTATGATGTCGGTTTTATCAGAAAGGCGGAGATTTCGGGGACAACGTCAGTCAGGCGATTGATGCGGGCTGTAGAAAATATTTTGCACACTTATTATAAATAA